From a single Planctellipticum variicoloris genomic region:
- a CDS encoding sulfatase, whose amino-acid sequence MALSAFARHCLAVACLTVSGVCFAADARPPKVVIVFADDLGYADLGCFGGKHVRTPNLDRMAAEGRRFTDFYVAQAVCSASRAALLTGCYSHRVGIQGALGPASNNGINAEETTLAEVFKSRGYATAIYGKWHLGHHPEFLPMRHGFDDYFGLPYSNDMWPQHPTATFPDLPLIEKNATVALNPDQTQLTTWYTERAVKFIENHRAEPFFVYVPHAMPHVPLFVSDKHAGKTGLGLFGDVIAEVDWSVGQILETLKRLSLDEQTLVIFTSDNGPWLSYGNHAGSALPLREGKGTAWDGGVREPTVMRWPGRIPAGTECTEPSMTIDLLPTLAKLIGAPLPEKKIDGLDIGPLVFGTEGAKSPHEALLFYWGAELHAIRSGDWKLHFPHNYRTLVTPGKDGQPGPYKQAQTGLALYNLRPDIGEAHDVQGDHPEVVDRLKTLADVARADLGDTLTKTRGAGLRPAGTHAPKAPAGAK is encoded by the coding sequence ATGGCTCTTTCTGCGTTTGCGAGACATTGTCTGGCGGTCGCCTGCCTGACCGTTTCTGGCGTCTGTTTCGCGGCGGATGCCCGACCGCCCAAAGTCGTGATCGTCTTTGCCGACGACCTTGGCTACGCTGATCTGGGCTGCTTCGGCGGCAAGCATGTCAGAACTCCGAACCTGGACCGGATGGCGGCCGAGGGGCGGCGGTTTACCGATTTCTACGTGGCGCAGGCGGTCTGCTCGGCGTCGCGGGCCGCCCTGCTGACCGGGTGCTATTCGCACCGCGTCGGCATTCAGGGAGCGCTGGGGCCGGCGAGTAACAACGGGATCAATGCCGAGGAGACCACGCTGGCGGAGGTGTTCAAATCCCGCGGGTATGCCACGGCGATCTATGGCAAGTGGCATCTGGGGCACCATCCCGAGTTCCTGCCGATGCGGCACGGGTTCGACGATTATTTCGGGCTGCCGTACTCGAACGACATGTGGCCGCAGCATCCGACGGCGACGTTTCCCGACCTGCCGCTGATCGAAAAGAACGCGACGGTCGCGCTGAACCCGGATCAGACGCAGCTCACGACGTGGTACACCGAACGGGCGGTGAAGTTCATCGAGAACCATCGCGCGGAGCCGTTCTTTGTCTACGTGCCGCACGCCATGCCGCACGTGCCTCTGTTCGTCTCCGACAAGCACGCCGGGAAGACGGGGCTGGGACTCTTCGGCGACGTGATCGCGGAAGTTGACTGGTCAGTCGGGCAGATTCTGGAGACGCTCAAACGGCTCAGCCTCGACGAGCAGACGCTGGTGATCTTTACCTCGGATAACGGTCCGTGGTTGTCGTACGGCAATCACGCGGGCTCTGCCCTGCCCCTCCGCGAAGGAAAAGGGACGGCCTGGGACGGCGGCGTGCGGGAGCCGACGGTGATGCGCTGGCCCGGGCGCATCCCGGCGGGGACTGAGTGCACGGAACCGAGCATGACAATCGATCTGCTGCCGACGCTGGCAAAGCTGATCGGGGCTCCGCTGCCCGAAAAGAAGATCGACGGGCTGGATATCGGCCCGCTGGTGTTTGGAACGGAGGGAGCGAAGTCGCCGCACGAGGCTCTGCTGTTTTACTGGGGGGCGGAGTTACATGCGATTCGGAGCGGAGACTGGAAACTGCATTTCCCGCATAACTATCGCACGCTGGTCACGCCCGGAAAGGACGGTCAGCCGGGACCGTACAAGCAGGCTCAGACCGGGCTGGCGCTCTATAATCTGCGCCCAGACATCGGCGAAGCCCACGACGTCCAGGGGGACCATCCGGAAGTCGTGGATCGGCTGAAGACCCTGGCGGATGTCGCTCGGGCGGACCTGGGTGATACACTGACGAAGACGCGCGGCGCGGGGCTGCGGCCTGCCGGGACGCACGCGCCGAAAGCGCCCGCGGGTGCGAAGTGA
- a CDS encoding B12-binding domain-containing radical SAM protein, whose protein sequence is MPHVAFVPLIGFRIVNPRLLELGLTLPGLAARGNALSELPALGLLTLAGLLPDDWTASYHAAPAVTDALIAEIIATQPALVAVSALTASVPEAYRLSDRLRTGGCRTVLGGLHATACPDEAGRHFDAVVVGDGEPVWPALLTDAARDRLRPQYYASDWKFPETSPIPRWSLIPGGRLARYTLQTQRGCPLACSFCAASRLLGRYREKPVAQVRRELTAIREHTGPHRPLLELADDNTFAGPTPRFDLLETLADSGLPYFTENDWRLGERPELLARLARSGCRQVLIGVESLVFRYPGMGGKQAEFDRICRAIDAIQQAGVSVNACFIVGADGETRQSLDRLAQFLETADFADVQVTLQTPFPGTALYRQLQRQGRLRRDQGWSAYTLFDVTYQPDAMTVPELETGFLEVLQRVYADGPSRQRQRLRNQIWRIARPRNPREESSV, encoded by the coding sequence ATGCCACACGTCGCCTTCGTCCCCCTGATCGGCTTCCGCATCGTCAACCCCCGGTTGCTGGAGCTGGGACTGACGCTGCCGGGACTTGCTGCGCGGGGGAATGCGCTCTCGGAACTCCCGGCCCTCGGACTCCTGACGCTCGCCGGCCTCCTGCCGGACGACTGGACCGCCAGCTACCATGCAGCCCCGGCCGTCACTGACGCATTGATTGCGGAGATCATCGCCACGCAGCCCGCACTGGTCGCCGTCTCGGCCCTCACCGCTTCCGTCCCGGAAGCGTACCGGCTGAGTGACCGGTTGCGGACCGGCGGCTGCCGCACGGTCCTCGGCGGACTCCACGCAACCGCCTGTCCGGACGAAGCCGGACGGCATTTCGACGCCGTCGTCGTGGGCGATGGCGAGCCGGTCTGGCCTGCGCTCCTGACCGACGCGGCACGCGACCGGCTCCGGCCACAGTACTACGCTTCCGACTGGAAATTCCCCGAAACCAGCCCGATCCCCCGCTGGTCGCTGATTCCCGGCGGCCGACTGGCCCGCTATACCCTGCAGACCCAGCGCGGCTGCCCGCTGGCCTGCTCCTTCTGCGCCGCCAGCCGGCTGCTCGGTCGCTACCGCGAGAAGCCGGTCGCGCAGGTCCGCCGGGAATTGACCGCGATCCGCGAACACACCGGTCCGCACCGGCCGCTGCTGGAACTGGCCGACGACAACACGTTCGCCGGGCCGACACCACGGTTCGATCTGCTGGAAACTCTCGCAGACTCCGGGCTGCCGTACTTCACCGAAAACGACTGGCGGCTCGGCGAACGGCCGGAGCTCCTCGCGCGGCTGGCCCGCTCGGGCTGCCGACAGGTGCTGATCGGCGTCGAATCGCTCGTTTTCCGCTATCCCGGCATGGGAGGCAAGCAAGCCGAGTTTGACCGCATCTGCCGGGCGATTGACGCCATCCAGCAGGCCGGGGTCAGCGTCAACGCCTGCTTCATCGTTGGAGCCGACGGCGAAACCCGCCAGTCGCTCGACCGGCTGGCCCAGTTCCTCGAAACCGCCGACTTCGCCGACGTCCAGGTAACGCTGCAGACGCCTTTCCCCGGCACGGCCCTCTATCGGCAACTGCAGCGTCAGGGACGCCTCCGGCGGGACCAGGGCTGGTCCGCGTACACGCTGTTCGACGTCACTTATCAACCCGACGCGATGACTGTCCCCGAGCTCGAAACGGGCTTCCTGGAGGTCCTGCAGCGAGTCTACGCGGACGGCCCCTCCCGCCAGCGACAGAGACTGCGCAACCAGATCTGGCGGATTGCCCGTCCGCGGAATCCACGCGAAGAAAGCTCCGTATGA
- the dnaE gene encoding DNA polymerase III subunit alpha produces MTDARPFAHLHCHTHFSLLDGATRISDSDREDLVKKVKGSGMNSVAITDHGNLYGSLEFYNACKGSGLNPIIGLEAYIAPGSRFDKKGASKVKEASYHLTLLAMNLTGFRNLITMSSKSFLEGFYYKPRIDKELLAGHSEGIICLSGCAAGELSHYLLADDWEAAEKLTKWYVDVFGDRFYMEIQNAGFQIQKECMDRTVDLANRMGLPLVATNDAHYLNREDAAVQDVLLCVNTKSERSDLNRMRMDSDQLFVRTPDEMYAAFPGFEDAVARSQEIADRVDIKLGKERYYPVFQCPDELSDVDYLRLLCEKGMEWRYGKENITDEHRARLDRELGVIQKMGYPSYFLIVWDFVRFAMDQGIPCSARGSACGALVAYVLGLSHVCPLQYDLLFERFLDESRTEPPDIDIDFCRDRRQAVIDYTKQKYGEANVSQIGTFGTLKAKAAIRDVGRALSIPLPRVDAVAKMIPEELNIELKEALEKSAELKEQYEGDPQIRELLDMAIQLEGLARSAGTHAAGVVVADRPIGDYVPLQTISGKTDVVTQWDGPTVEKAGFLKMDFLGLRNLTILDKAVINVRKHRGVEIDPVKLPIDDKETFALLQRGETKGIFQLESGGMRDLLTKMKPDSFLDIIATSALYRPGPLEGGMVMTYVDVKHGRQPLPRVHPIMDSILDETYGVMVYQEQVMRILNRLGGIELSQSYQCIKAISKKKLETIAKYRAQFLEGSAANGLAEQTAIELFGMIEKFAGYGFNKSHSTAYGAVAYQTAYLKAHYPAEFMAALLSCEMEDTDRISEHVDDCRRMKIEILPPDINHSEVEFGVLGDKLTFGLGALKGVGEAALHAIVEERTANGPFTSIFDLAERIDPKALNKSVLELLVKAGALDCLGGRRSQLITVVERAVQASQSRHKDKARGQKNLFGGDDDEATPEEAAAAVMTALPDVPEWSQREKLQYEKETLGFYLTSHPLTELADQLRSYATHAARELVELDDGSEVVLGGMISAIKKATTKKPSRNGHSKYVNFDFEDPSGVVRCIMWPEDFARLGEKVEQDAVRFLKGKVDKRSREPNVVVDSMWTLEEVERDFTRQVAIKFQKGVHDTRVVNRVRDILNKHPGRTEVVLFVDTAEDAQPSARIRFIAQKPLEQKVSCTRELRTELSDALGDGNLKFMAEPRTASRSGGSVGR; encoded by the coding sequence ATGACGGACGCGCGTCCCTTCGCCCACCTCCACTGCCATACGCACTTCAGCCTGCTCGACGGGGCGACGCGCATCTCAGACAGCGATCGCGAAGACCTCGTCAAGAAGGTCAAAGGGTCGGGGATGAACTCCGTGGCGATCACCGACCACGGCAACCTGTACGGCTCGCTGGAGTTCTACAACGCCTGCAAGGGGAGCGGGCTGAACCCGATCATCGGGCTGGAGGCCTACATCGCGCCCGGTTCCCGGTTCGACAAAAAGGGGGCCAGCAAGGTCAAGGAGGCCAGCTATCACCTGACGCTGCTGGCGATGAATCTGACCGGGTTCCGCAACCTGATCACGATGTCGTCCAAGTCCTTCCTCGAAGGCTTCTACTACAAGCCCCGCATCGACAAGGAGCTGCTCGCCGGTCACAGCGAGGGGATCATCTGCCTGTCGGGCTGCGCGGCGGGCGAGCTGTCGCACTACCTGCTCGCCGACGACTGGGAGGCCGCCGAGAAGCTGACGAAGTGGTACGTCGACGTCTTCGGCGACCGCTTTTACATGGAGATCCAGAACGCCGGCTTTCAGATTCAGAAGGAGTGCATGGACCGGACGGTCGACCTGGCCAACCGGATGGGACTCCCGCTGGTCGCGACCAACGACGCCCACTACCTGAACCGGGAAGACGCGGCGGTGCAGGACGTGCTGCTGTGCGTGAACACCAAGTCCGAACGGAGCGACCTGAACCGCATGCGGATGGACAGCGATCAGCTCTTCGTCCGCACCCCCGACGAAATGTACGCGGCGTTTCCGGGCTTCGAAGACGCGGTCGCCCGGTCGCAGGAGATCGCCGACCGGGTCGACATCAAGCTCGGCAAGGAACGGTACTACCCGGTCTTCCAGTGCCCGGACGAGCTGAGCGACGTCGATTACCTGCGGCTCCTCTGCGAAAAGGGGATGGAGTGGCGGTACGGCAAGGAAAACATCACTGACGAACACCGCGCCCGGCTCGACCGCGAACTCGGCGTCATCCAGAAAATGGGTTACCCCAGCTACTTCTTGATCGTCTGGGACTTCGTCCGCTTCGCGATGGATCAGGGCATTCCCTGCAGCGCGCGCGGTTCGGCGTGCGGGGCGCTGGTGGCCTACGTGCTGGGGCTCAGCCACGTCTGCCCGCTGCAGTACGACCTGCTGTTCGAGCGATTTCTCGACGAAAGCCGGACGGAACCCCCCGATATCGATATCGACTTCTGCCGCGATCGCCGGCAGGCGGTCATCGACTACACCAAGCAGAAATACGGCGAAGCGAACGTCTCGCAGATCGGTACGTTCGGCACGCTGAAGGCCAAGGCGGCGATTCGGGACGTCGGCCGCGCACTGTCGATCCCCCTCCCCCGCGTCGACGCCGTCGCGAAAATGATCCCGGAAGAGCTGAATATCGAGCTGAAGGAGGCTCTCGAAAAGAGCGCCGAGCTGAAGGAGCAGTACGAGGGGGATCCGCAGATCCGCGAACTGCTCGACATGGCGATTCAGCTCGAAGGGCTGGCGCGCAGTGCGGGAACGCACGCGGCCGGCGTGGTGGTGGCCGACCGGCCGATCGGCGACTACGTGCCATTGCAGACGATCTCGGGCAAGACCGACGTCGTGACGCAGTGGGACGGGCCGACGGTCGAAAAAGCCGGCTTCCTGAAAATGGACTTTCTGGGCCTGCGGAACCTGACGATCCTCGACAAGGCGGTGATCAACGTCCGGAAGCACCGCGGCGTGGAGATCGACCCCGTCAAGCTGCCGATCGACGACAAGGAGACGTTCGCCCTGCTGCAGCGAGGGGAAACGAAGGGGATCTTCCAGCTTGAGTCGGGCGGGATGCGCGACCTGCTGACGAAGATGAAGCCCGACAGCTTCCTCGACATCATCGCCACCTCGGCCCTCTACCGGCCCGGTCCGCTCGAAGGCGGCATGGTGATGACCTACGTGGACGTCAAACACGGCCGGCAGCCGCTGCCCCGCGTCCACCCGATCATGGACAGCATCCTGGACGAGACCTACGGGGTCATGGTCTACCAGGAACAGGTCATGCGGATTCTCAACCGCCTCGGCGGGATCGAGCTGTCGCAGTCGTATCAGTGCATCAAGGCGATCAGCAAAAAGAAGCTGGAGACGATCGCCAAGTACCGGGCGCAGTTCCTGGAAGGCTCCGCCGCGAACGGCCTGGCCGAGCAGACCGCCATTGAGCTGTTCGGCATGATCGAAAAGTTCGCCGGGTATGGCTTCAACAAGTCGCACTCGACGGCGTACGGGGCGGTGGCCTATCAGACGGCATATCTGAAGGCGCACTATCCGGCCGAGTTCATGGCCGCCCTGCTCTCCTGCGAAATGGAAGACACCGACCGGATCTCCGAGCACGTCGATGACTGCCGGCGGATGAAGATCGAAATCCTTCCGCCGGATATCAACCACAGCGAGGTCGAGTTCGGTGTGCTGGGGGACAAGCTGACGTTCGGTCTCGGCGCTCTGAAAGGCGTGGGCGAGGCGGCATTGCACGCCATCGTCGAAGAGCGGACCGCAAACGGGCCGTTCACCAGCATCTTTGATCTGGCGGAACGGATCGACCCGAAAGCCCTCAACAAGTCTGTGCTGGAACTGCTGGTGAAGGCGGGGGCGCTCGACTGCCTCGGCGGCCGGCGGTCGCAGTTGATCACGGTCGTCGAGCGGGCGGTGCAGGCGTCGCAGTCGCGGCATAAGGACAAGGCGCGGGGGCAGAAGAACCTGTTCGGCGGCGATGACGACGAAGCGACCCCCGAGGAAGCCGCGGCGGCGGTGATGACCGCCCTGCCCGACGTCCCCGAGTGGTCGCAGCGCGAGAAGCTGCAGTACGAAAAGGAGACGCTCGGCTTCTACCTGACCAGTCACCCGCTGACCGAGCTGGCGGACCAGCTCCGGTCGTACGCGACGCACGCCGCGCGCGAGCTCGTCGAACTCGATGACGGGTCCGAAGTCGTGCTGGGGGGGATGATTTCCGCGATCAAGAAGGCGACGACGAAGAAGCCGAGCCGGAACGGGCATTCCAAGTACGTGAACTTCGACTTCGAAGATCCGAGCGGCGTGGTCCGCTGCATCATGTGGCCGGAAGACTTCGCCCGGCTGGGGGAAAAGGTCGAACAGGACGCGGTGCGGTTCCTGAAGGGAAAAGTCGACAAGCGGAGCCGGGAGCCGAACGTCGTCGTCGATTCGATGTGGACGCTGGAAGAAGTCGAGCGGGACTTCACGCGGCAGGTGGCGATCAAGTTTCAGAAGGGGGTCCACGACACGCGCGTCGTCAACCGCGTGCGGGACATTCTGAACAAGCACCCCGGGCGGACGGAGGTGGTGCTCTTCGTGGATACCGCCGAGGACGCGCAGCCCTCGGCCCGGATCCGGTTCATCGCGCAGAAGCCGCTGGAGCAGAAGGTGAGTTGTACGCGGGAGCTGCGGACCGAGCTGAGCGATGCGCTGGGGGACGGGAACCTGAAGTTCATGGCGGAACCGCGCACGGCGAGTCGGTCGGGGGGGAGCGTGGGGCGGTAG
- a CDS encoding Uma2 family endonuclease — translation MSTSTLMTAEQLFELSPRLPRAELIEGELREMTPSGAEHGLVSLELMAELRDFLKRNPAGRAFAEVGFVIRREPDTVLVPDGAFISSESLAQTGVPSSFYNGAPDLVLEVISPTDRPKQYEEKARIWLAAGARLVWLIHPRKRTAVIYRPGLDSVTISANDDLTGEDVVPGFRCRLGDVLS, via the coding sequence ATGTCCACCTCGACGCTGATGACCGCCGAGCAACTGTTCGAACTCTCGCCCCGCCTTCCACGGGCCGAGCTGATCGAGGGGGAACTGCGAGAAATGACTCCCAGCGGAGCAGAACACGGACTGGTGAGCCTGGAATTGATGGCGGAATTGCGAGATTTCCTGAAGCGGAATCCCGCCGGCCGTGCCTTTGCCGAAGTCGGATTTGTGATCCGCCGCGAGCCCGACACGGTGCTGGTTCCGGACGGTGCGTTCATTTCGAGCGAGAGTCTGGCGCAGACCGGCGTTCCCAGCTCGTTCTACAACGGCGCCCCCGATCTGGTGCTGGAAGTGATCTCTCCCACGGATCGCCCGAAACAGTACGAGGAGAAGGCCCGGATCTGGCTCGCTGCTGGAGCACGTCTGGTCTGGCTGATTCATCCGAGAAAACGTACGGCAGTGATCTATCGACCGGGTCTCGATTCCGTCACGATTTCCGCCAACGACGATCTGACTGGCGAAGACGTCGTGCCGGGGTTTCGGTGTCGGTTGGGGGATGTGCTTTCGTAA
- a CDS encoding Uma2 family endonuclease produces MSTSTLMTAEQLFELSPDLMRADLIEGKLHEYPYYGCRDGLLAGEIAFRLAEFADANNLGRVGGSGGGFILQRNPDTVLTPAAVFLSTELLARTGIPTFFFPGPPDLVVEIVAPDDGSKDFQRNIKLWLAAGTKLVWLVDGTQRRAIIYRTGRSPITLSEEEYLAGEDVVPGFRCRLADVFE; encoded by the coding sequence ATGTCCACCTCGACGCTGATGACCGCCGAGCAACTGTTCGAACTCTCGCCAGACCTGATGCGGGCAGACCTGATTGAGGGCAAACTTCACGAGTATCCGTATTACGGCTGTCGAGACGGACTCCTCGCCGGCGAAATCGCTTTTCGTCTGGCGGAATTCGCCGATGCAAACAACCTGGGGAGAGTCGGCGGCAGTGGCGGTGGATTCATCCTCCAGCGAAACCCCGATACCGTTCTGACTCCAGCGGCAGTGTTTCTCTCGACGGAACTGCTCGCCCGAACCGGCATCCCGACATTTTTCTTTCCGGGTCCGCCGGATCTCGTCGTCGAGATCGTCGCTCCAGACGACGGTTCAAAGGATTTCCAGCGAAACATCAAACTGTGGCTGGCGGCCGGAACGAAATTGGTCTGGCTGGTCGACGGTACCCAGCGAAGGGCAATCATCTATCGCACCGGCCGATCGCCAATTACGCTTTCGGAGGAAGAGTATCTCGCTGGAGAAGACGTTGTACCGGGTTTCCGCTGCCGGCTCGCGGATGTGTTTGAGTGA
- a CDS encoding ATP-binding protein: MANAKATQPGLFGAEPFAFADRFLQDHAGQIISEPRTAILELIANSYDAGSTQIEIHWPDELGRKFSITDNGIGMTRIEFERRWRTLCYDRAMEQGTEVVFPKGVRGIRRTAFGRSGKGRHAPFCFADSYDIETTKDGNCLLARVGLAATGTMPFEITLLKESKSKRNGTTISAQIDRRLLDLDELRQLIGSKFIVDPSLVIKVNQQQVELTSLDGVRTTEIEVENFGTILVHFIDSIEHYRSSRLRGITWWVNQRRVGEPNWDRLDEEGAYLDGRTEHAKKFSFIVTANFLTPGVDIKADWSGFHANQKTNAVHGAVHSYVIKEIQSQLSTTRKERKKNAIENSRNLMGDLPSISKRTIGQFIDEVQEKCPTISDRDLSRTVQVLAKLEQSRAGYDLLTQLASCSSDDLDTWNSLMQQWTASNAEIVLNELDRRLKLIERMDRLVENPHADELHDLQPLFERGLWIFGPEYEAVDFRSNRGLAEVIGRFLGGANYKPPKRRPDFVVLPEISIGAYCADAYDSAGEVAGIRKVAILELKKGGFCVSQNEADQARNYAKEIRKAGRVQHSTEIVAYVLGATLEDGLESAEYGENTHIIPMVYQTVLRKAHQRTFNLQLRLQTSQATITSDPEVDEVLRVDPQRELFGEDATPSPYFARVAEPINATSSVLDGDCSGLDSK; this comes from the coding sequence ATGGCCAACGCCAAAGCCACTCAACCCGGATTGTTTGGAGCTGAGCCATTCGCATTCGCGGATCGCTTCTTGCAGGACCACGCGGGGCAAATCATCTCGGAACCTCGCACGGCGATACTTGAGCTAATTGCAAACTCGTACGACGCAGGTTCCACGCAAATTGAGATTCATTGGCCCGACGAGCTAGGCCGAAAATTCTCGATCACCGATAACGGGATCGGCATGACGAGAATCGAGTTCGAGCGCAGATGGAGGACCCTCTGCTATGACCGTGCTATGGAGCAGGGAACCGAGGTAGTGTTTCCTAAAGGAGTGCGGGGGATCCGAAGAACCGCTTTCGGACGAAGCGGCAAAGGACGGCACGCCCCGTTTTGTTTCGCCGATTCGTACGATATTGAGACAACAAAGGATGGAAACTGTCTGTTGGCGCGGGTGGGACTTGCAGCCACGGGAACGATGCCGTTCGAGATTACTCTCCTGAAGGAATCTAAGAGTAAGAGGAACGGCACGACGATTTCGGCTCAAATAGACCGTCGCCTGCTGGACTTGGACGAACTGAGGCAATTGATTGGATCAAAGTTCATCGTAGACCCGTCGCTCGTCATCAAGGTCAATCAGCAGCAGGTTGAGTTGACGTCGCTCGACGGGGTCAGAACGACAGAGATCGAAGTGGAGAACTTCGGGACGATTTTGGTCCATTTCATTGATTCAATTGAGCATTATCGAAGCTCGCGACTCCGGGGAATCACATGGTGGGTCAACCAGCGCCGCGTGGGAGAGCCGAACTGGGATAGACTTGATGAAGAGGGTGCTTACCTTGACGGTCGTACCGAGCACGCGAAGAAGTTCAGCTTCATCGTTACCGCCAATTTCTTAACGCCGGGTGTCGACATCAAAGCCGATTGGTCGGGGTTTCACGCAAATCAGAAGACCAATGCGGTTCATGGCGCGGTGCACAGCTACGTCATTAAGGAGATTCAGTCGCAGTTGTCGACAACACGGAAGGAACGGAAGAAGAATGCAATCGAGAACAGCCGCAATTTGATGGGAGATCTGCCCTCGATTTCGAAAAGGACGATTGGGCAGTTCATTGATGAGGTTCAGGAAAAGTGTCCAACGATTTCTGATCGGGACCTAAGCCGCACTGTGCAAGTGTTGGCGAAACTCGAGCAAAGCCGGGCTGGATACGACCTGCTTACGCAACTCGCATCTTGTTCGTCGGACGATCTTGATACGTGGAATTCACTGATGCAGCAGTGGACGGCAAGCAACGCGGAGATCGTTCTGAACGAACTTGATCGGCGGCTGAAGCTCATCGAACGAATGGATCGCCTCGTCGAGAATCCGCATGCGGACGAACTTCATGATCTTCAGCCGCTGTTCGAACGCGGCTTGTGGATCTTTGGGCCTGAGTACGAAGCCGTGGACTTCCGATCCAATCGTGGACTTGCCGAGGTGATCGGCAGGTTTTTGGGTGGAGCCAACTACAAGCCACCTAAACGAAGGCCCGATTTTGTCGTACTGCCCGAGATTTCTATAGGCGCCTACTGTGCCGACGCCTACGATTCTGCCGGCGAGGTCGCTGGAATTCGAAAAGTCGCAATTCTCGAATTGAAGAAGGGTGGGTTTTGCGTTTCACAGAACGAGGCCGATCAGGCTCGCAATTACGCAAAGGAGATTCGCAAGGCCGGACGAGTCCAGCATTCAACAGAAATTGTCGCCTACGTTCTCGGTGCGACGCTCGAAGATGGCTTGGAATCTGCTGAGTACGGTGAGAACACTCATATTATTCCGATGGTTTATCAGACTGTCTTGCGGAAGGCGCACCAACGAACCTTCAATCTCCAACTGCGCCTTCAGACGTCACAGGCGACTATCACATCCGATCCCGAAGTCGATGAAGTGCTCCGCGTTGATCCCCAGAGGGAGCTATTTGGGGAGGATGCAACTCCGTCTCCCTACTTCGCCCGTGTGGCTGAGCCTATCAACGCGACTTCCTCGGTGCTGGACGGTGATTGCAGCGGCCTGGATTCAAAGTGA
- a CDS encoding ATP-binding cassette domain-containing protein codes for MSTRSTAGGCHAGMERDTIFVIQIPAQSVRTFHEACMIELQNITQHYGVRPILKDLSLEIPPGQVVAIVGPNGMGKSTLLGVIAGTLTPQKGHVLIGGLRRRASVDDELAIRRQAVYLPDRPWLPGSRTGREYLLAVGRLYGVDDDRLMEHVDRLLEVFEIKAIADSPIRSYSNGQQKKTALAGVLATEAPTLLLDEPFGGGLDPSGILVLKHILRHRVVHEKKTVIMTTPVPELLDELADRIIILKQGAVIADGSPMGLRRQLGVNGPLDEVLARLLHPQSLEQLDAYFRDLPR; via the coding sequence ATGAGTACCCGTTCGACGGCGGGCGGGTGTCACGCCGGGATGGAACGCGATACCATTTTTGTGATCCAGATCCCGGCGCAGTCCGTTCGGACGTTTCACGAGGCCTGCATGATCGAGCTGCAGAACATCACCCAGCACTACGGCGTCCGGCCGATCCTGAAGGATCTCTCGCTGGAGATTCCGCCGGGGCAGGTGGTGGCGATCGTCGGCCCGAACGGCATGGGCAAGTCGACGCTGCTGGGGGTCATCGCCGGGACGCTCACGCCTCAGAAAGGGCACGTCTTGATCGGCGGACTTCGCCGGCGGGCGAGCGTCGATGACGAACTGGCCATCCGTCGGCAGGCGGTCTATCTCCCCGATCGCCCGTGGCTGCCGGGCAGCCGAACGGGACGCGAGTATCTGCTGGCGGTCGGTCGCCTCTATGGCGTCGATGACGACCGGCTGATGGAGCACGTCGACCGGCTGCTGGAAGTCTTCGAAATCAAGGCCATTGCCGATTCGCCGATCCGTTCCTATTCGAACGGCCAGCAGAAAAAGACCGCCCTGGCCGGCGTCCTGGCCACTGAAGCCCCCACTCTGCTGCTCGACGAACCGTTCGGCGGCGGACTCGATCCGAGCGGAATTCTCGTCCTGAAGCACATCCTGCGGCATCGCGTGGTTCACGAAAAGAAGACCGTGATCATGACCACGCCGGTCCCCGAACTGCTCGACGAGCTGGCCGACCGGATCATCATCCTGAAGCAGGGCGCCGTGATCGCGGACGGCTCGCCGATGGGCTTGCGAAGACAGCTCGGCGTCAACGGCCCGCTCGACGAAGTCCTGGCCCGGCTGCTCCATCCGCAATCGCTGGAACAGCTCGACGCCTACTTCCGGGACCTGCCGCGATGA